The following proteins are encoded in a genomic region of Burkholderia stabilis:
- a CDS encoding serine O-acetyltransferase, producing MAVTLRQTAEAIAEDCRRNAFVKTRSVVIFYRVVHYLACRSRFTLLAGAPLILLYIVLCDWLMGIEIPAKTKIGKGLALYHGTGLVINGYAVIGDYCTLRHGVTIGNTIRKDGTIGGVPTIGDHVEFGVHSVVLGAVRVGDRARIGAGAVVLRDIPEGRVAVGVPARILDNEQEPK from the coding sequence ATGGCTGTCACGTTGCGACAGACCGCCGAGGCGATCGCCGAAGACTGCCGCCGCAATGCGTTCGTGAAGACGCGCAGCGTGGTGATCTTCTACCGCGTCGTGCATTACCTCGCGTGCCGGAGCCGGTTCACGCTGCTGGCCGGCGCGCCGCTGATCCTGCTCTACATCGTGCTGTGCGACTGGCTGATGGGCATCGAGATTCCGGCCAAGACGAAGATCGGCAAGGGGCTCGCGCTCTATCACGGCACCGGCCTCGTGATCAACGGCTACGCGGTGATCGGTGACTACTGCACGCTGCGGCACGGCGTGACGATCGGCAACACCATCCGGAAGGACGGCACGATCGGCGGCGTGCCGACGATCGGCGATCACGTGGAATTCGGCGTGCACAGCGTCGTGCTCGGCGCGGTTCGTGTCGGCGACCGCGCACGGATCGGCGCAGGCGCGGTGGTGTTGCGCGACATACCCGAGGGCCGCGTGGCCGTCGGCGTCCCGGCGCGCATTCTCGACAACGAACAGGAGCCGAAATGA
- a CDS encoding capsular biosynthesis protein: protein MILIVIDSLERYYFATRLVNAVRHEYEFAFLTSEPVAHLGLLLSGYRSVYLNRLMPIDVPDGQPADRTPYQLSIEVLNGQVTEARAKRESAAIFHIASEVLRGLRVEQCVMWNGQQLVCRAVRQACTVHGVATRFIEISNLPGKLFVDSLGVNALSTISRNPEVIDRLPLPDEDTHARWLSAYERYKQMPLPQARTSLARKALSATNYVLKVVSRGVGRRRLASVRARNGMPAPRQATFMSTDTLATCRYVFLPLQVSGDTQIRLHSDVDNLEAIRHAFEFAANESADLFVKLHPAETDAAEIDAIVRLQQTYHFEIVTSPTTDLLRHAYAVVTINSTVGLEAMLYGKRVVPLGRCFYQEFDRERLLKYIHSFLVDGIDYFGAARIPADAARRVFARRH from the coding sequence ATGATCCTGATTGTCATCGATTCCCTCGAGCGTTACTACTTCGCCACCCGCCTGGTGAACGCGGTCCGTCACGAATACGAGTTCGCGTTCCTGACGAGCGAACCGGTTGCGCATCTCGGCCTGCTGCTGAGCGGCTACCGGTCGGTGTACCTGAACCGGCTGATGCCGATCGACGTGCCCGACGGCCAGCCGGCCGACCGCACGCCGTACCAGCTGTCGATCGAGGTGCTGAACGGGCAGGTGACCGAGGCGCGCGCGAAACGCGAATCGGCGGCGATCTTCCATATCGCGTCGGAAGTCCTGCGCGGCCTGCGGGTCGAGCAGTGCGTGATGTGGAACGGGCAGCAACTGGTGTGTCGTGCGGTGCGGCAGGCCTGCACGGTGCACGGTGTGGCGACCCGTTTCATCGAGATCTCGAACCTGCCCGGCAAGCTGTTCGTCGATTCGCTGGGCGTCAATGCGCTGTCGACGATCAGCCGCAACCCCGAAGTCATCGACCGATTGCCGCTGCCCGACGAGGACACGCATGCGCGCTGGCTGTCGGCCTACGAACGCTACAAGCAGATGCCGCTGCCGCAGGCCAGGACGTCGCTCGCGCGCAAGGCCCTGTCGGCGACCAACTACGTACTGAAAGTGGTCAGCCGCGGCGTCGGCCGCCGGCGGCTGGCGAGCGTGCGTGCGCGCAACGGGATGCCGGCGCCGCGACAGGCCACCTTCATGTCGACCGACACGCTGGCGACCTGCCGCTATGTGTTCCTGCCGCTGCAGGTGTCCGGCGACACGCAGATCAGGCTGCATTCGGACGTCGACAATCTCGAGGCGATCCGCCATGCGTTCGAGTTCGCGGCGAACGAGAGTGCCGACCTGTTCGTGAAACTGCATCCGGCCGAGACCGATGCGGCGGAGATCGACGCGATCGTGCGCCTGCAGCAGACGTATCACTTCGAGATCGTCACGTCGCCGACCACGGACCTGCTCCGGCACGCGTATGCGGTCGTCACGATCAATTCGACGGTCGGGCTGGAGGCGATGCTGTATGGCAAGCGCGTGGTGCCGCTCGGCCGCTGCTTCTACCAGGAATTCGACCGCGAGCGGCTGCTGAAGTACATCCATTCGTTCCTGGTCGACGGCATCGACTATTTCGGCGCCGCGCGCATCCCCGCCGATGCGGCCCGGCGCGTGTTCGCGAGGCGGCACTGA
- a CDS encoding lipopolysaccharide biosynthesis protein, whose translation MINPRDSIVSLAGVVAGQIALFACIFVIGRRFGPESLGHFNYLLALATFAGTLLALRYELACVDDALGESFNAFVNVSALSLVATAGFGIAIAVAGRTDLQLVAVYALASFVQLAAGSYLNSLRRYGWIALSRVVINGAFLAGLVLSLACPACGHVDVFALYAWVTAAVSIVMAAAILFSGYRAGYSFRLSRGFFVRNRRFALYILPSTLCASVLTYALSIAIPHWFDAQSAGYFAAAYRLGFFPVSLIAQSVGGVFRRDAIGAMARPDAGTTVPRVYRTYARALAVLAAVYMAGGLLLFAPLVDLFFGASWRGSVGFYHSLMPLFALQLIYVPLSQIFLAMRAQRIDFLFQLTSGACLAGALGIARLMNLSAQTSVQIFSLTGAVLMAAGIALTYRVLDTNLSRFRALA comes from the coding sequence ATGATCAATCCGCGGGATTCGATCGTGTCGCTCGCCGGCGTCGTGGCCGGGCAGATCGCGCTGTTCGCCTGCATCTTCGTGATCGGGCGGCGCTTCGGGCCGGAGTCGCTCGGCCACTTCAACTATTTGCTCGCGCTGGCGACCTTCGCCGGCACGCTGCTCGCGTTGCGCTACGAACTCGCGTGCGTCGACGACGCGCTGGGCGAGTCGTTCAACGCGTTCGTCAACGTGAGCGCGCTGAGTCTGGTGGCCACCGCCGGGTTCGGCATCGCGATCGCCGTCGCCGGCCGCACGGACCTGCAGCTCGTCGCGGTCTACGCGCTGGCATCGTTCGTGCAGCTGGCCGCCGGGTCCTACCTGAACAGCCTCCGGCGCTACGGCTGGATTGCGCTGTCGCGCGTGGTGATCAACGGCGCGTTCCTCGCGGGCCTGGTGCTGTCGCTCGCATGCCCCGCGTGCGGGCACGTGGACGTGTTCGCGCTGTATGCGTGGGTGACCGCGGCGGTCTCGATCGTGATGGCCGCGGCGATCCTGTTCTCCGGGTATCGCGCCGGGTATTCGTTCAGGCTGTCGCGCGGGTTCTTCGTCAGGAACCGCCGTTTCGCGCTGTATATCCTGCCGTCGACGCTGTGCGCGTCGGTGCTGACCTACGCGCTGTCGATCGCGATTCCGCACTGGTTCGATGCGCAGAGCGCCGGCTATTTCGCCGCCGCATACCGGCTCGGATTCTTTCCCGTGTCGCTGATCGCGCAGAGCGTCGGCGGCGTGTTCCGCCGCGACGCGATCGGCGCGATGGCGCGTCCGGATGCGGGCACGACGGTGCCGCGCGTGTACCGGACCTACGCCCGCGCGCTCGCGGTCCTCGCGGCCGTGTACATGGCCGGCGGGCTGCTGCTGTTCGCGCCGCTCGTCGACCTGTTCTTCGGCGCGAGCTGGCGCGGCTCGGTCGGGTTCTACCACAGCCTGATGCCGCTGTTCGCGCTGCAGCTGATCTACGTGCCGCTGTCGCAGATCTTTCTCGCGATGCGTGCGCAGCGCATCGATTTCCTGTTTCAGCTGACCAGCGGCGCGTGTCTTGCCGGCGCGCTGGGCATCGCGCGGTTGATGAACCTGTCGGCCCAGACCAGCGTGCAGATTTTTTCGCTGACCGGCGCGGTGCTGATGGCGGCCGGCATCGCGCTGACGTACCGGGTTCTCGACACGAATCTGTCCCGCTTCCGGGCGCTGGCGTGA
- a CDS encoding polysaccharide biosynthesis tyrosine autokinase, which produces MTQPSAPPQQAVEDGSETDFVAVLDILLESRWLIAIITCVLLAAGLAYAILGKPVFEANIMVQVEDSPDTSAAKSLLGDVSALFDVKSSAAAEQQILASRLVVERAVDKLNLFIDASPKRFPLIGDWIARHADGLSDPGLAGFGGYAWGRERIDVPRFDVPRKNEGDTFTLTRLDGKRYRLEGGDLDAAVEGTVGTLEHFRSPRGPITLQVASIAAKPGAAFVLVRNSRLKTIEDIRDRLNVQERVKQSDVVVASLQDTDPKWVSDTMNEIGRQYVRQNIERKSAEAAQSLEFLNGQLPQLKQQLTDSEARLTKLRNEHGTVDLTEEAKLALAQTADAKTRLLELQQKRQELMSRFTERHPSVAAIDEQIAALNGYRSTAEQQIRRLPDLQQETVRLMLDVRVNTDLYTALLNNMQQLQLVQAGKTGNVRLVDTAAVPEVAVRPKKALVALASLLLGLLAGCGTAIARSMLFHGISDHNEIERRLGLAVYATVPISDHQRDLAEEAARKSGHKSILSIDFPNEPAVECLRSLRTALQFAMLEAKNNIVLIAGPAPGVGKTFLSSNLAVVMASAGKRVLLIDGDIRKGRLHDYLGFPRGRGFTELIAGSARVADVIHREVVEGLDFISTGTMPKNPAELLLSRNLAALVDELSSHYDIVVIDSAPVLAVPDAGILGAVAGTALLVTMAGKTKLGEIGESTKRFAQNGVRLNGVIFNGVNPRLGQYGYGSKYGGYRYVAYEYGVQDA; this is translated from the coding sequence ATGACCCAACCCTCCGCCCCACCGCAGCAAGCTGTCGAAGACGGCAGCGAGACCGATTTCGTCGCGGTGCTCGACATCCTGCTCGAAAGCCGCTGGCTGATCGCGATCATCACGTGCGTGCTGCTGGCCGCCGGCCTCGCGTATGCGATTCTCGGCAAGCCCGTGTTCGAAGCCAATATCATGGTCCAGGTCGAGGACAGCCCCGACACGTCGGCCGCCAAGTCGTTGCTGGGCGACGTATCGGCGCTGTTCGACGTGAAGTCGTCGGCTGCCGCCGAACAGCAGATTCTCGCGTCGCGGCTGGTCGTCGAACGTGCGGTCGACAAGCTCAACCTGTTCATCGACGCATCGCCGAAGCGCTTTCCGCTGATCGGCGACTGGATCGCCCGCCACGCCGACGGCCTGTCCGATCCCGGCCTGGCCGGATTCGGCGGCTACGCATGGGGCCGCGAGCGCATCGACGTGCCACGGTTCGACGTGCCGCGCAAGAATGAGGGCGACACGTTCACGCTGACGCGCCTCGACGGCAAGCGCTATCGGCTCGAAGGTGGCGATCTCGACGCCGCGGTCGAGGGCACGGTCGGCACACTCGAGCATTTCCGCTCGCCGCGCGGCCCGATCACGCTGCAGGTCGCGTCGATCGCCGCGAAGCCCGGCGCCGCGTTCGTGCTGGTCCGCAATTCGCGGCTGAAGACGATCGAGGACATCCGCGACCGCCTCAACGTGCAGGAGCGCGTGAAGCAATCGGACGTCGTCGTCGCGAGCCTGCAGGATACCGATCCGAAATGGGTCAGCGACACGATGAACGAGATCGGTCGTCAGTACGTGCGGCAGAACATCGAGCGGAAATCGGCGGAGGCCGCGCAGTCGCTCGAATTCCTGAACGGGCAACTGCCTCAGCTCAAGCAGCAGCTGACCGATTCCGAAGCGCGCCTGACGAAGCTGCGCAACGAGCACGGCACGGTCGATCTCACCGAGGAGGCGAAGCTCGCGCTGGCGCAGACCGCCGACGCGAAGACGCGCCTGCTCGAGTTGCAGCAGAAGCGGCAGGAGCTGATGTCGCGCTTCACCGAGCGGCATCCGAGCGTGGCCGCGATCGACGAGCAGATCGCCGCGCTGAACGGCTATCGGAGTACGGCCGAGCAGCAGATCCGGCGCCTGCCGGACCTGCAGCAGGAAACCGTGCGACTGATGCTCGACGTGAGGGTCAACACCGACCTCTACACCGCGTTGCTGAACAACATGCAGCAGCTGCAGCTCGTGCAGGCCGGCAAGACCGGCAACGTGCGCCTCGTCGACACCGCGGCGGTGCCGGAAGTGGCGGTGCGGCCGAAGAAGGCGCTCGTCGCGCTGGCATCGCTGCTGCTCGGGCTGCTCGCCGGGTGCGGCACCGCGATCGCCCGCTCGATGCTGTTCCACGGGATCTCCGATCACAACGAGATCGAGCGCCGTCTCGGCCTCGCGGTGTATGCGACGGTGCCGATCAGCGACCATCAGCGCGACCTGGCCGAGGAGGCCGCGCGCAAGAGCGGCCACAAGTCGATCCTGTCGATCGACTTCCCGAACGAGCCGGCCGTCGAGTGCCTGCGCAGCCTGCGCACCGCGCTGCAGTTCGCGATGCTCGAGGCGAAGAACAACATCGTGCTGATCGCCGGCCCCGCGCCGGGCGTCGGCAAGACCTTCCTGTCGTCGAACCTCGCGGTCGTGATGGCGAGCGCCGGCAAGCGCGTGCTGCTGATCGACGGCGACATCCGCAAGGGCCGGCTGCACGACTATCTCGGCTTCCCGCGCGGGCGCGGCTTCACGGAGCTGATCGCCGGCAGCGCGCGCGTGGCGGACGTGATTCACCGCGAGGTGGTCGAGGGTCTCGACTTTATCTCGACCGGGACGATGCCGAAGAATCCCGCGGAACTGCTGCTGAGCCGCAATCTCGCAGCGCTGGTCGACGAACTCTCGTCGCATTACGACATCGTCGTGATCGACTCGGCGCCGGTGCTTGCCGTGCCCGATGCCGGCATTCTCGGCGCGGTCGCCGGCACCGCGTTGCTCGTCACGATGGCGGGCAAGACGAAGCTCGGCGAGATCGGCGAATCCACGAAGCGCTTCGCGCAGAACGGCGTCCGGTTGAACGGTGTCATCTTCAACGGCGTCAATCCGCGGCTCGGACAGTACGGCTACGGGTCGAAGTACGGCGGTTACCGCTATGTCGCTTATGAATACGGGGTGCAGGATGCGTGA
- a CDS encoding low molecular weight protein-tyrosine-phosphatase, which translates to MMESILIVCEGNICRSPMAEAMLRHAMPGRRIASAGLNALVGMPAAPYTQDVMRMRGFDVSTHRAQQIGRSLCTDADLILVMDRRQRTSLENQFPFVRGRVFRLGEYTDFDVHDPYRQPRFVFERCARLIELGVSEWSKRLRIV; encoded by the coding sequence ATGATGGAATCCATCCTGATCGTCTGCGAAGGCAACATCTGCCGCAGCCCGATGGCCGAAGCGATGCTGCGTCACGCCATGCCCGGGCGCCGCATCGCGTCCGCCGGCCTGAACGCGCTGGTCGGCATGCCGGCCGCGCCGTATACGCAGGACGTGATGCGCATGCGTGGATTCGACGTATCGACGCATCGCGCGCAGCAGATCGGCCGTTCGCTGTGTACCGACGCCGACCTGATCCTCGTGATGGACCGTCGACAGCGTACGTCGCTCGAGAACCAGTTCCCGTTCGTGCGGGGACGCGTGTTCCGTCTTGGCGAGTACACGGATTTCGACGTGCACGACCCTTACCGCCAGCCCAGATTCGTGTTCGAACGCTGCGCGCGCCTGATCGAACTCGGCGTGTCCGAGTGGTCGAAGCGGCTGCGTATCGTCTGA
- a CDS encoding polysaccharide biosynthesis/export family protein → MQRLRQMEPARAIAPHRPSRVGSLIAILPLCALLGACGIAPGMRMQQPASIPLQSGATPADSAALPVPVTNIDLLLIRRMRDTERSMGGEARDIGTSPDAYTIGRGDVLQITVWDHPELAAALGAPAQAAPRAADAPPGFVVDQDGTLQFPYAGRLAVAGLTAEQVQTQLTRRLDKTFRNPQVTVRIASFRAKQVYIEGEVHTPGSQSVNDIPMTLYDAIGRAGGFSAAADQSRIVLVRDGVERRIDLTEMAEQGRNPSKIVLRNGDLVRVLPRDESGVFVMGEVNRPVTALPMRNGRLTLSEAIAQAGSLNANTADAAQLYVVRGMQDEQPQVYHLDARSPVAMVLANQFQLKPKDVVYVDGNGLVRFSRVLSLLLPAINAGLTAAIATK, encoded by the coding sequence ATGCAGAGGTTGCGTCAAATGGAGCCGGCACGCGCGATCGCGCCGCACCGGCCATCGCGTGTCGGATCGCTCATTGCGATCCTGCCGCTGTGCGCATTGCTGGGCGCGTGCGGTATCGCGCCCGGCATGCGCATGCAGCAGCCGGCGTCGATTCCGCTGCAAAGCGGCGCCACGCCGGCCGACAGTGCCGCGCTGCCGGTTCCGGTCACGAACATCGACCTGTTGCTGATCCGGCGCATGCGCGATACCGAACGCAGTATGGGCGGCGAAGCCCGCGATATCGGCACGTCGCCGGACGCCTACACGATCGGGCGCGGCGACGTGCTGCAGATCACCGTATGGGATCACCCGGAACTCGCGGCGGCGCTCGGCGCGCCGGCGCAGGCCGCACCGCGCGCGGCGGATGCGCCGCCGGGGTTCGTCGTCGACCAGGACGGCACGCTGCAGTTTCCGTACGCGGGCCGGCTGGCGGTCGCCGGGCTGACGGCGGAGCAGGTGCAGACGCAGCTCACGCGCCGTCTCGACAAGACGTTCAGGAATCCGCAGGTCACCGTGCGCATCGCGTCGTTCCGCGCGAAGCAGGTGTATATCGAGGGCGAGGTGCATACGCCGGGCTCGCAGTCCGTGAACGACATCCCGATGACGCTGTATGACGCGATCGGGCGGGCCGGCGGTTTTTCGGCGGCGGCCGACCAGAGTCGCATCGTGCTCGTGCGCGACGGCGTCGAACGCCGGATCGACCTGACCGAGATGGCGGAGCAGGGGCGTAACCCGTCGAAGATCGTGCTGCGCAACGGCGATCTCGTGCGCGTGCTGCCGCGCGACGAGAGCGGCGTGTTCGTGATGGGCGAGGTCAACAGGCCCGTGACGGCATTGCCGATGCGCAATGGCCGGCTGACGCTGAGCGAGGCGATCGCGCAGGCCGGCAGCCTGAACGCGAACACGGCCGACGCCGCGCAGCTCTACGTGGTGCGCGGGATGCAGGACGAGCAGCCGCAGGTCTATCACCTCGACGCGCGCTCGCCGGTCGCGATGGTGCTGGCGAATCAGTTCCAGCTGAAGCCGAAGGACGTCGTGTACGTCGACGGCAACGGGCTCGTCCGCTTCAGCCGCGTGCTCAGCCTGTTGCTGCCGGCCATCAACGCTGGCCTGACCGCGGCGATTGCGACCAAATGA
- a CDS encoding sugar transferase: protein MNSLINRATDIGLIVLGAFIPALIGATGGTRGTLFDGALVAFAAALALSVFPACGIYDAARTRSALHVLGRTVLAWIVVQGMSTALLYMLHRAHVLSNEWFVYWTLASGIGLIVFRALTLAIFGMIERAGDQVRAAAIAHADLRGQLEIGHRTVGRVKRMVKRSFDLVGASLLLVMLAPLLLGIAWTVRRDGGPAIFGHERVGRNGRRFKCLKFRSMVTNADAVLKALLERDADARAEWDREFKLKNDVRITPIGRLLRKTSLDELPQLLNVLKGDMSLVGPRPIVEAELERYGADVRYYLMAKPGMTGLWQVSGRNDTDYSTRVSLDVSYVREWSLRRDIGILFRTINVVVRGSGAY, encoded by the coding sequence ATGAATTCGTTGATCAATCGAGCGACCGATATCGGGCTGATCGTGCTGGGCGCGTTCATTCCCGCATTGATCGGTGCCACCGGCGGCACACGCGGGACCCTGTTCGACGGTGCGCTCGTCGCCTTTGCCGCCGCGCTGGCGTTGTCGGTATTTCCCGCCTGCGGCATCTACGACGCGGCGCGCACGCGTTCGGCGCTGCACGTGCTCGGCCGCACCGTGCTTGCGTGGATCGTCGTGCAGGGCATGAGCACCGCGCTGCTGTACATGCTGCATCGTGCCCACGTGCTGTCGAACGAATGGTTCGTGTACTGGACGCTCGCCAGCGGGATCGGCCTGATCGTGTTCCGCGCGCTGACGCTCGCGATCTTCGGGATGATCGAACGTGCCGGCGATCAGGTGCGTGCGGCGGCCATCGCGCACGCGGACCTGCGCGGGCAGCTCGAGATCGGGCACCGGACGGTCGGGCGCGTCAAGCGGATGGTCAAGCGCAGCTTCGACCTGGTTGGCGCGTCGTTGCTGCTCGTCATGCTGGCGCCGTTATTGCTGGGCATCGCATGGACGGTGCGGCGCGACGGCGGCCCGGCGATCTTCGGGCACGAGCGCGTCGGCCGCAACGGCCGGCGGTTCAAGTGCCTGAAATTCCGCTCGATGGTGACGAATGCCGATGCGGTGCTCAAGGCGCTGCTCGAGCGCGACGCCGACGCCCGCGCGGAATGGGATCGCGAATTCAAGCTGAAGAACGATGTCCGCATCACGCCGATCGGCCGCCTGCTGCGCAAGACGAGTCTCGACGAATTGCCGCAGTTGCTGAACGTGCTGAAGGGCGACATGAGCCTCGTCGGGCCGCGCCCGATCGTCGAGGCCGAGCTCGAACGCTATGGCGCCGATGTGCGCTACTACCTGATGGCGAAACCCGGCATGACCGGCCTCTGGCAGGTCAGCGGCCGCAACGACACCGACTATTCGACGCGCGTGTCGCTCGACGTATCGTACGTGCGCGAATGGTCGCTGCGCCGCGACATCGGCATTCTGTTCCGGACGATCAACGTGGTGGTGCGCGGTTCGGGTGCGTATTAG
- a CDS encoding GlxA family transcriptional regulator, which translates to MQTVSNHSSAGLSVNRGRGPGNGHQRASVIVLLLEGFSIMQMGKLAAVFELANQLGRADGAFADHYELRLYSIHGGPVRSSSGVGIWTDATRMLEASTVHAMFVLSGDGGIEALDEQLIAWVRHAHQRARVVRGSSGGRKLLTQIHLAQKEVDKVSPAVDDGSASHAGRDDVEHAGDEDDGPFSDALSIVRVDMGYEIAQEIVTCMVSGANRKLTDVLFGARLARASTLIRRAAHHLRVNSENRISIADEAQAAAMSERNFLRRFKNEIGVTPTEFVLRIRLEKACRMLIETDLPADKVARRTGLGSGDRMAKLFRQHLQTSPTEYRAAARKGGDASAEMLYASDLSGWMNSATS; encoded by the coding sequence ATGCAAACAGTGTCGAATCATTCATCGGCGGGGTTAAGCGTGAATCGTGGTAGAGGTCCAGGAAACGGGCATCAACGGGCAAGCGTAATCGTACTGTTGCTCGAAGGTTTTTCGATTATGCAGATGGGCAAGCTGGCTGCGGTTTTCGAACTGGCCAATCAGCTTGGTCGAGCCGACGGCGCATTCGCCGACCACTACGAATTGCGGCTTTATTCGATCCATGGCGGCCCGGTTCGTTCGTCGTCCGGTGTCGGGATCTGGACGGACGCAACCCGCATGCTCGAGGCAAGCACGGTTCACGCGATGTTCGTTCTGAGCGGTGATGGCGGGATCGAGGCGCTCGACGAGCAATTGATCGCGTGGGTCAGGCATGCGCACCAGCGCGCACGTGTCGTCAGGGGCAGCAGTGGTGGCCGGAAGCTGTTGACGCAGATTCATCTGGCGCAAAAGGAGGTCGACAAGGTGTCGCCGGCGGTGGACGACGGCAGCGCTTCGCACGCCGGACGTGACGACGTCGAACATGCCGGTGACGAGGACGACGGGCCGTTTTCGGATGCGTTGTCGATCGTGCGCGTCGACATGGGCTACGAAATCGCGCAGGAAATCGTGACGTGCATGGTGTCGGGTGCGAATCGCAAGCTGACCGACGTGCTGTTCGGCGCACGCCTCGCGCGGGCCAGCACATTGATCCGGCGAGCGGCGCATCATCTGCGCGTCAACAGCGAGAATCGAATCTCCATCGCGGACGAGGCGCAGGCCGCGGCGATGAGCGAGCGCAATTTCCTGCGGCGCTTCAAGAACGAGATCGGTGTCACGCCGACCGAGTTCGTGTTGAGAATCCGCCTGGAAAAAGCCTGCCGCATGCTGATCGAGACGGATCTTCCGGCCGACAAGGTCGCAAGACGAACCGGCCTCGGTAGTGGCGACCGGATGGCCAAGCTGTTTCGCCAGCACTTGCAGACTTCACCGACCGAATACCGGGCCGCCGCCCGAAAAGGCGGCGACGCTTCGGCGGAGATGTTGTATGCGTCGGACCTGAGCGGCTGGATGAACAGCGCGACATCGTAG